The Algoriphagus sanaruensis genome window below encodes:
- a CDS encoding geranylgeranylglycerol-phosphate geranylgeranyltransferase → MERTLSIRGLFKISRPINLLMVAFAQGMTAYFLIGQSNSGTPVWFDFKLYLLIFSTLLITAAGYMINDYYDVKIDYINRPKNVIVGKGIKRRVVLVLHTIFNFAAIGLGLWVSPKIALVNFFAAFLLWLYSNRLKREPFIGNLTVAILTGFSVYLVAFHYQKNELLVLTYAIFAFFLNLIREIIKDIEDRPGDRKHGCRTLPIVIGFRKTKQVIFLIATCFVGAILTVTFQINNPLLFVFFGILGIVFGWFMWKVYRADRKEHFSKLSAWAKILMLVGTLSMAFL, encoded by the coding sequence ATGGAGCGCACCTTATCAATTCGTGGACTTTTTAAAATCAGCAGACCGATCAACCTGCTTATGGTGGCTTTTGCTCAGGGGATGACCGCTTATTTTTTAATTGGGCAAAGTAATTCAGGTACTCCTGTATGGTTCGATTTCAAACTTTACTTACTCATATTTTCTACGCTCTTGATCACTGCGGCAGGCTACATGATCAATGACTATTACGATGTTAAGATTGACTATATCAACCGCCCGAAGAATGTCATTGTGGGCAAAGGAATTAAGCGGAGGGTAGTATTGGTCTTGCATACGATATTCAATTTTGCAGCGATTGGCTTGGGGCTTTGGGTTAGTCCCAAAATAGCCTTGGTTAATTTCTTCGCAGCATTTCTGCTCTGGCTATATAGCAATCGCCTTAAGCGGGAGCCTTTCATTGGAAACCTGACCGTGGCTATTTTGACTGGATTTTCGGTTTACCTTGTCGCATTCCATTATCAGAAAAATGAACTTTTGGTCCTGACCTATGCCATCTTTGCCTTCTTTCTCAATCTAATTCGCGAGATCATCAAGGACATCGAAGACCGACCTGGAGACCGCAAGCATGGGTGCCGCACCCTGCCGATTGTGATTGGATTTCGCAAAACCAAGCAAGTTATTTTTCTGATCGCCACCTGTTTTGTGGGGGCAATCCTGACGGTCACGTTCCAGATCAATAATCCTTTACTTTTTGTATTCTTCGGGATTTTGGGAATCGTATTTGGTTGGTTTATGTGGAAGGTTTATCGCGCAGATCGCAAAGAACACTTTTCAAAGCTTTCGGCTTGGGCAAAAATTCTGATGCTAGTGGGCACGCTCAGTATGGCATTTTTGTGA
- a CDS encoding DUF4153 domain-containing protein: protein MRLNSIQRLNEDAFQAARRFPLSLLSSILATMLAIYLVEKENFDGNLQLLHLLLTLALGIPLFFSIDIFLEKTKLGKLQKILGSIVGIFTLVLIYFSFPDTENSNNTFAPYIKYLIYNLALHLTVAFIPFLKKGNLKSFWNYNKTLFIRIVLAVFFSQVISTGITLAFGAVTLLFDLKIDPKIYAEVYILTGGIFNTWYFLAGIPLEFELKEKVNYPKGLKIFTQFILIPLLLIYLTILYIYGGKIILTWDWPRGIVSYLIVAISVLGIFTNLLLFPYQKEQEGGWIKTFYKAFYFLLLPLTVLLFLAIGIRVEEYGLTVNRYIILLMGIWLLGISMYFILGFKSIKTIPISLAITMILASIGPWGMFSWSEKAQFQRLESILSQEDLFENGKIKNEVLWEKSSDSVLVAKSPLNRNTLDSKNLSEANSIIRYLGDYHGYESIYPLLSEETIQLFEDKSVKKPQFDKLIAESLGLTYKSYFEELENPEATVEVPFTFLIERSNPLSISGYDHLIYFNIRPDSEQESNPDFSFSNPTFLSDSLILTWRGHPVPLAIDKQFDHLVRKFGEGYHANISPVNLTWTQSDARLEVKILMEGISINRNAQLGDRINYINGTILIREIVKEKPVTEPQKDS from the coding sequence ATGCGACTTAATTCCATTCAGCGCCTCAATGAAGATGCCTTTCAGGCAGCCCGACGGTTTCCACTAAGCTTATTAAGCTCCATTTTGGCCACTATGCTGGCGATTTACTTGGTGGAAAAAGAAAACTTCGATGGCAATCTCCAGCTTCTTCACCTTTTACTGACACTAGCACTTGGTATTCCGCTCTTTTTCTCGATTGATATCTTTCTGGAGAAAACCAAACTTGGGAAGCTCCAAAAAATTCTCGGATCGATCGTAGGTATTTTCACACTGGTGCTTATTTATTTTTCTTTTCCAGATACTGAAAATTCCAACAACACCTTTGCCCCCTACATCAAATACCTGATCTATAATCTGGCACTCCACCTCACGGTCGCTTTTATTCCATTCTTGAAAAAGGGCAACCTGAAAAGCTTCTGGAATTACAACAAAACGCTATTTATCCGAATTGTCCTTGCGGTGTTTTTCTCCCAAGTCATCAGCACTGGAATCACGCTAGCTTTTGGTGCAGTGACGCTTTTATTTGATCTGAAAATAGACCCAAAAATTTATGCCGAGGTTTATATCCTCACTGGCGGCATTTTTAATACCTGGTACTTTCTAGCGGGAATACCACTTGAATTTGAGCTAAAAGAAAAAGTCAACTATCCGAAAGGGCTCAAAATCTTTACCCAGTTTATCCTTATCCCTTTGCTGTTGATTTACCTGACCATCCTCTATATATATGGAGGGAAAATCATTTTGACTTGGGACTGGCCGAGAGGGATCGTATCCTATTTGATTGTGGCGATTTCAGTGCTGGGTATATTCACCAACTTGTTGCTTTTCCCCTACCAAAAGGAACAAGAAGGAGGCTGGATCAAGACGTTTTACAAAGCATTTTACTTCCTACTGCTTCCACTTACCGTCTTGCTGTTCTTAGCCATCGGCATTCGGGTTGAGGAGTATGGATTGACAGTCAACCGATACATTATCCTTCTGATGGGAATTTGGCTTTTGGGCATTTCGATGTATTTCATCTTGGGTTTCAAAAGCATCAAAACGATCCCGATTTCCTTGGCCATCACCATGATTTTGGCCTCAATTGGACCTTGGGGAATGTTTTCTTGGAGTGAAAAAGCCCAATTCCAGCGCCTTGAATCGATACTTTCCCAAGAAGATCTTTTCGAAAATGGAAAAATCAAAAACGAAGTCCTTTGGGAAAAATCCAGTGACAGTGTCCTTGTAGCAAAGAGTCCACTAAACCGAAACACCCTCGATTCCAAAAATCTTTCGGAAGCAAATTCCATTATCCGTTACTTGGGAGATTACCATGGTTACGAATCAATTTACCCTTTGCTATCGGAGGAGACCATCCAGCTTTTCGAAGATAAATCAGTCAAAAAACCCCAATTCGACAAGTTGATTGCAGAGTCTTTGGGACTGACTTACAAATCTTATTTTGAAGAGCTCGAAAATCCGGAAGCTACCGTCGAGGTACCTTTTACCTTTTTAATCGAGCGCAGCAATCCGCTCTCGATAAGCGGATACGATCACTTGATTTACTTTAACATCCGTCCGGATTCAGAACAGGAATCCAATCCTGACTTTTCATTTTCCAACCCAACCTTCCTCAGTGATTCCCTAATATTAACTTGGAGAGGCCATCCCGTCCCTCTAGCTATCGATAAACAATTTGATCACCTCGTCCGAAAATTTGGAGAAGGGTACCACGCCAACATTTCCCCGGTCAATTTGACTTGGACACAATCCGATGCAAGGCTTGAGGTGAAAATTTTGATGGAAGGAATTTCTATCAATCGAAATGCGCAGCTTGGAGACCGAATCAATTATATCAATGGAACCATCCTCATCCGGGAAATTGTAAAAGAGAAACCAGTTACCGAGCCCCAAAAGGACAGTTAG
- a CDS encoding glycosyltransferase family 4 protein yields the protein MNVLFFVRDIHAISVTFIRRQIQLVSQHHEVLVVTIDHGSDYEVDGFRCKGIPFQDSYWTNKPFRRLKEWDLYFGSFNPKFGKKLQEVVSQFKPDVIHCQFGVDALIFLDHFPNPQKIPVFIQFRGYDASTLYSKKSYKRRLRSWFSKSWIHPIYVSLNQYNRAVKENLIPDKKRILYSCTDTDFFSFSPKEKSQERGLFRFLQVGRMVEIKGHSYSLQAFKLASNRLHQEGIKSELVFAGDGPLQERLKKECKELEIDDLVKFLGNQTPVEIRYLLKGADGLLHPSTTTTDGAIEGMPNAIMESLSVGIPVIATEHSGIEELMCPEGGLFLFPERDVEKYAQVMVDLALGKLAFDPQSGRDHIVERFSAQQHIRQLLEFYGEELGLK from the coding sequence ATGAACGTTTTGTTTTTTGTCCGGGATATTCATGCCATAAGTGTCACGTTTATCCGACGGCAAATTCAATTGGTTAGCCAGCATCATGAAGTCTTGGTGGTCACCATTGATCATGGGAGTGACTACGAAGTGGATGGATTTAGGTGCAAAGGCATTCCTTTTCAGGATAGTTATTGGACCAATAAGCCTTTTAGAAGACTGAAGGAATGGGATCTTTACTTTGGATCTTTTAATCCCAAATTTGGAAAAAAGCTACAAGAAGTCGTCTCTCAGTTTAAGCCAGATGTGATTCACTGTCAGTTTGGAGTGGATGCCTTGATTTTTTTAGACCATTTCCCGAATCCTCAAAAAATCCCAGTCTTTATCCAGTTTCGGGGCTATGATGCCTCGACCTTATATTCCAAAAAATCCTACAAAAGACGCTTGCGGAGTTGGTTTTCAAAATCCTGGATTCATCCGATTTATGTCTCTTTGAACCAATACAATCGGGCAGTAAAGGAGAACTTGATTCCCGACAAAAAGCGGATTCTTTATTCGTGTACGGATACAGATTTTTTTTCTTTTTCTCCTAAGGAAAAAAGTCAAGAAAGAGGGTTGTTTCGGTTTTTGCAAGTGGGCAGGATGGTCGAGATCAAAGGACATTCGTATAGCCTTCAAGCCTTTAAACTGGCTTCGAATCGACTTCATCAAGAAGGCATAAAAAGTGAATTGGTATTTGCAGGCGATGGTCCGCTTCAGGAGCGACTAAAAAAGGAATGCAAGGAATTGGAAATCGATGATCTGGTCAAGTTCCTTGGTAATCAAACTCCTGTGGAGATTCGATATCTATTGAAAGGCGCCGATGGACTTCTTCATCCTAGCACCACTACAACGGATGGAGCAATCGAGGGAATGCCGAATGCGATAATGGAGTCACTTTCAGTAGGGATTCCGGTGATTGCGACGGAACATTCCGGAATTGAGGAATTAATGTGTCCTGAAGGAGGACTGTTTTTGTTTCCCGAGCGGGACGTGGAAAAATATGCCCAGGTAATGGTTGATTTAGCCTTGGGTAAATTAGCCTTTGATCCACAATCGGGTCGCGATCATATTGTGGAGCGATTCAGTGCCCAGCAGCATATTCGTCAGCTTTTGGAGTTTTATGGTGAGGAGCTTGGGCTAAAATAA
- a CDS encoding endo-1,4-beta-xylanase, with protein MLKKTLISIFVSFLFAVQTGEEKGLKTEFADSFLVGTAVNLNQVNGRESGADSLMNLHFSSITAENGLKWALVHPKEHEFDFAFGDAFVAWGEKHHAYRVGHTLVWHQQTPKWVFQNEQGEPLDSASLANRMLHHIETVMGRYAGRIQAWDVVNEAFEDDGRWRKSPWFTILGEGFIEMAFRKAAQMDPKAVLIYNDYNVWKPEKRAAILEMAKSLRAKGVKIDAIGMQAHYRLDFPSLAQIEKAITDIHEAGFEVHVTELDVDVLPRPSDSDGADLNINFAASPKWNPYVEGLPQDIEEKLVKRYADLMKLFQRHKEKVKRVTFWGMHDGRSWLNNWPVRGRTNYALLFDRNKSLKPGFWTEMGRD; from the coding sequence ATGCTCAAGAAAACGCTGATTTCCATATTTGTCTCATTTCTTTTTGCTGTCCAGACTGGAGAGGAAAAAGGATTGAAAACTGAATTTGCCGATTCATTTTTGGTAGGAACTGCGGTCAACCTCAATCAGGTGAATGGTCGTGAATCCGGCGCAGATTCCTTGATGAACTTACATTTCAGCTCCATTACTGCTGAAAATGGCCTCAAATGGGCGTTGGTTCATCCCAAAGAGCATGAGTTTGATTTTGCTTTTGGAGATGCCTTCGTGGCTTGGGGAGAAAAGCACCATGCATATCGTGTGGGGCATACCTTGGTTTGGCATCAGCAGACGCCCAAGTGGGTGTTTCAAAATGAGCAAGGCGAACCTTTGGATTCGGCATCTTTGGCAAATCGGATGCTGCATCATATCGAAACCGTGATGGGACGATATGCAGGTCGGATTCAGGCTTGGGATGTGGTCAATGAGGCGTTTGAAGATGATGGGAGATGGCGAAAAAGTCCATGGTTCACCATTTTGGGGGAAGGATTTATCGAAATGGCTTTTCGAAAAGCAGCACAAATGGATCCCAAAGCAGTGCTTATCTACAATGATTACAATGTCTGGAAGCCGGAGAAGCGAGCTGCAATTTTAGAAATGGCCAAATCACTACGTGCCAAAGGCGTGAAAATCGATGCTATCGGAATGCAGGCGCACTATCGGCTGGATTTTCCTTCGCTAGCGCAAATCGAAAAAGCCATTACCGATATTCATGAGGCAGGCTTTGAGGTCCATGTTACAGAGCTCGATGTGGATGTTTTGCCACGCCCGAGTGACAGTGATGGAGCGGATTTGAATATCAATTTTGCAGCCTCACCGAAATGGAATCCCTATGTGGAAGGGTTGCCTCAAGATATCGAAGAAAAATTGGTCAAGCGCTATGCGGATTTGATGAAGTTATTTCAAAGACATAAGGAAAAAGTGAAGCGGGTGACATTTTGGGGAATGCACGATGGAAGAAGCTGGCTCAACAACTGGCCGGTTCGTGGTCGCACTAATTATGCTTTACTCTTCGATCGAAATAAATCCTTAAAACCTGGATTTTGGACTGAAATGGGACGGGATTAG
- a CDS encoding glutamate-5-semialdehyde dehydrogenase, with amino-acid sequence MNEYQSQFEAVQKNSRKLAGIQDELVRLVLHDLADLALKNSSFLLQENQKDLDRMEKSNPMYDRLLLTKSRIAGIAAEIRQVASLDSPLGILLEEKTLENGLHLRKTTVPLGVVGIIYEARPNVTFDVFTLALKSGNGLVLKGGSDADFSNRAIMSLIHQVLEIHGLPKEAFQLLPPDRAATKALLEAVGFVDVIIPRGSQGLINFVRENAKVPVIETGAGIVHTFVDESADLEKASAIIHNSKTRRPSVCNSLDCLIVNEAILPNLEKLIHPLLQSGVQVFADEKSFASLPAHSQIEKATPEHFGTEFLSLKLSIKTVSSLDEALDHIATYSSKHSEAIVSETESHIQRFLLEVDAAAVYANASTAFTDGNQFGLGAEIGISTQKLHARGPMALRELTSYKWIVQGNGQIRG; translated from the coding sequence ATGAATGAGTATCAAAGCCAATTTGAGGCTGTCCAAAAGAACAGTCGAAAACTTGCCGGAATTCAAGACGAACTTGTTCGGCTTGTCCTGCATGATCTCGCTGACTTGGCGCTGAAAAACAGTTCTTTTTTACTTCAGGAAAATCAAAAAGACTTGGATCGGATGGAAAAATCCAATCCGATGTACGATAGATTGCTACTGACCAAGTCGAGAATTGCAGGTATCGCAGCAGAAATTCGTCAAGTCGCCTCGCTTGATAGTCCTCTTGGAATTTTACTGGAAGAGAAAACGCTGGAAAATGGACTCCATCTTCGTAAAACCACCGTACCTCTAGGCGTGGTCGGAATCATTTATGAAGCAAGACCTAATGTGACATTTGATGTTTTCACTTTGGCGCTTAAATCAGGAAATGGTTTAGTACTGAAAGGAGGTTCTGACGCTGACTTTTCCAATCGGGCGATCATGTCCTTGATTCACCAAGTCCTAGAAATCCATGGACTGCCCAAAGAAGCCTTCCAACTTCTCCCTCCGGATCGTGCAGCCACCAAAGCGCTTTTGGAAGCGGTGGGCTTTGTGGATGTGATCATCCCAAGGGGCTCTCAGGGTCTGATCAATTTTGTGAGAGAAAATGCGAAAGTTCCGGTCATCGAAACCGGAGCGGGTATTGTTCACACCTTTGTTGATGAATCTGCAGATTTAGAAAAAGCCAGCGCGATCATCCATAATTCTAAAACGCGTCGACCAAGTGTCTGCAATAGTCTGGACTGTCTGATTGTTAATGAGGCCATACTTCCAAACTTGGAAAAACTGATTCACCCATTGCTTCAAAGTGGCGTTCAGGTCTTTGCAGATGAGAAATCATTTGCTTCCCTTCCAGCTCATTCTCAAATCGAAAAGGCTACTCCAGAACACTTCGGGACGGAGTTTTTAAGCTTAAAACTCTCCATCAAAACAGTCTCCTCACTGGATGAGGCTTTGGATCATATTGCCACCTATTCTTCCAAACACTCGGAGGCAATCGTTTCTGAAACTGAAAGTCATATCCAGCGATTTTTACTGGAAGTAGATGCCGCGGCGGTCTATGCAAATGCCTCCACGGCTTTCACGGATGGCAATCAATTTGGCCTTGGAGCTGAAATCGGCATCAGCACCCAAAAACTCCATGCTCGAGGTCCGATGGCGCTTCGTGAATTGACTAGCTACAAGTGGATAGTCCAAGGAAACGGGCAAATCCGAGGATAA
- a CDS encoding rhodanese-like domain-containing protein yields MKNFLLLALIGSLTLGACSSGNQQNTETSEAVAPARVSNLSPKEFQEKSANGVILDVRTPGEVAQGKIPNAIVIDYYQSNFLEKALEIPKDQEIFIYCAVGARSLEAAQLLTQQGYTKVNHLQGGIQAWYQQGFPITQE; encoded by the coding sequence ATGAAAAATTTTCTCCTTCTTGCCTTGATTGGCAGCCTTACCTTAGGAGCTTGTAGCTCTGGCAACCAACAAAATACTGAAACCTCGGAAGCTGTCGCTCCTGCCAGAGTTTCCAACCTATCTCCCAAAGAATTTCAAGAAAAAAGTGCTAATGGGGTCATCTTGGATGTGCGTACCCCCGGGGAAGTGGCGCAAGGAAAAATCCCCAATGCAATTGTCATCGATTATTATCAGTCCAATTTTTTAGAAAAAGCCCTTGAAATCCCAAAAGATCAAGAAATCTTCATTTACTGTGCGGTAGGTGCTCGAAGCTTGGAAGCCGCTCAACTTTTGACTCAGCAAGGCTATACCAAAGTCAATCACCTCCAAGGAGGAATTCAAGCTTGGTATCAGCAAGGATTTCCGATCACTCAAGAATAA
- a CDS encoding Gfo/Idh/MocA family protein translates to MDSKTLQSRRTFIATTGGALAGSLFLHPVAQALSIFDRPGQKMKLALVGTGVRGLAMWGRDVIRAYTNQIEFVGLSDKNEGRLAYGKSYMGVSCPTFLDTDQMLKETKPDVLIVTTMDSTHHEFIIKGLNAGMNVISEKPMTTDETKMQAILDAERKSGKKLIVTFNYRYSPHRQKLYELLRNGEIGEITSVDFHWYLDTSHGADYFRRWHGHRESSGTLLVHKSSHHFDLLNWWIDSDPEEVYAYGGLEFYGKNAPFRSTTCRGCPHASKCDFHWDITKSEHLTKLYVENEKYDGYHRDGCVFRESINIYDKMAVQIKYKNKVQVSYSLTTYSPYEGYRIAFNGTKGRLEAWIKESQPWDEKDEDEIVLVKNFGQKYTITVPHGGGGHGGGDTRLKDKLFLDPNAPDPWRQSAGSRDGAMSCLIGIAARNSIEQGKPIKIQDLTDIPLAESGRGA, encoded by the coding sequence ATGGATTCTAAAACATTACAATCTCGACGGACCTTTATTGCCACGACTGGTGGGGCTTTGGCGGGAAGTCTTTTCTTGCACCCAGTGGCTCAGGCGCTCTCGATTTTCGATCGGCCCGGCCAAAAAATGAAATTGGCGCTTGTCGGAACGGGAGTTCGTGGCTTGGCCATGTGGGGTAGAGATGTGATAAGAGCCTATACCAATCAGATTGAATTTGTGGGGTTGTCGGATAAGAATGAGGGGCGATTGGCCTACGGCAAATCCTACATGGGCGTTTCTTGTCCTACTTTTTTGGATACTGACCAAATGCTCAAAGAGACGAAACCGGATGTCTTGATCGTCACCACCATGGATAGCACGCATCACGAGTTTATCATCAAAGGCCTGAATGCTGGAATGAATGTCATTTCAGAAAAACCGATGACCACGGATGAAACAAAAATGCAGGCCATACTTGATGCGGAACGGAAATCAGGCAAAAAGCTTATCGTCACATTCAACTATCGGTATTCTCCGCACAGACAGAAATTATACGAATTGCTCCGAAATGGTGAGATCGGAGAGATCACTTCGGTAGATTTTCACTGGTATTTGGATACCTCTCATGGCGCAGATTACTTCCGAAGATGGCATGGTCATCGGGAATCCAGCGGAACCCTTCTCGTGCATAAGTCTTCCCATCATTTTGATTTGCTCAACTGGTGGATTGACTCCGATCCGGAGGAGGTGTATGCTTATGGGGGCTTGGAATTTTATGGTAAAAATGCTCCTTTCCGATCCACTACTTGCCGAGGATGTCCTCATGCCAGCAAGTGTGACTTTCACTGGGATATCACCAAAAGTGAGCACTTGACCAAGCTTTATGTTGAAAATGAAAAGTATGACGGATACCATCGCGATGGTTGTGTTTTCCGGGAAAGCATCAACATCTACGATAAGATGGCGGTCCAAATCAAATACAAAAACAAGGTACAAGTCAGCTATTCCTTGACGACCTATTCCCCATACGAAGGATATCGAATCGCCTTCAATGGAACTAAAGGTAGATTGGAAGCTTGGATCAAAGAGAGTCAGCCTTGGGATGAAAAGGACGAGGATGAAATCGTATTGGTCAAAAATTTCGGACAGAAATACACGATCACAGTGCCTCATGGAGGCGGTGGTCATGGTGGAGGAGATACCCGATTGAAGGATAAATTATTCCTAGATCCCAATGCTCCAGATCCATGGCGACAATCTGCGGGAAGCCGGGATGGAGCCATGTCATGTTTGATAGGAATTGCCGCTCGGAACTCAATCGAACAAGGAAAGCCGATAAAAATTCAGGACTTGACGGATATTCCTTTGGCGGAAAGCGGAAGAGGAGCCTGA
- a CDS encoding carbon-nitrogen hydrolase family protein, whose product MSTPFRDDTLKVALAQITPVWLDKQGTLEKVKQSIEEAANSGAELIIFGEGLVPGYPWWLSITHASAWDNRIQKEIHAHYAKNAIQIEKGDLRSIQSLAQKHQIAVYLGIIERPQDRGGHSLYCSLVYIDAQGEIRSVHRKLQPTYDERLTWSPGDGHGLQVHSLKSFTLGGLNCWENWMPLARTALYGLGENLHIAVWPGAVRNTELITRSIAQESRSFVISVSSLMRKSDFPADTPHLDVILETCPEVLANGGSCIAGPDGKWILEPVADTEGIVYETLDFNRVLEERQNFDPVGHYSRPDVLQLSVSRERLHSVKYE is encoded by the coding sequence ATGAGTACTCCCTTCAGAGATGACACCTTAAAAGTCGCGCTTGCTCAAATCACCCCGGTTTGGCTGGACAAGCAAGGAACGCTGGAAAAAGTCAAGCAATCCATCGAAGAAGCCGCTAATTCAGGGGCAGAATTGATCATTTTTGGAGAAGGCCTGGTTCCGGGATATCCATGGTGGCTTTCGATTACACACGCCTCTGCATGGGATAATCGAATCCAAAAAGAAATCCATGCGCATTACGCCAAAAATGCAATCCAAATCGAAAAAGGAGATCTCCGTTCTATTCAATCCCTCGCGCAAAAACATCAAATCGCAGTGTACTTGGGAATCATCGAACGACCTCAGGATCGAGGAGGGCATAGCCTGTATTGCTCGTTGGTATACATCGATGCGCAAGGAGAAATCCGATCCGTCCACCGCAAACTCCAACCCACCTACGATGAGCGTTTGACTTGGTCTCCCGGAGACGGGCATGGATTGCAAGTTCATTCGTTGAAGTCTTTTACCCTTGGCGGGCTCAACTGCTGGGAAAACTGGATGCCTTTGGCCCGTACTGCGTTGTATGGACTGGGCGAAAATCTTCACATCGCCGTATGGCCAGGAGCCGTTCGCAATACGGAATTGATTACCCGATCGATTGCTCAGGAGTCCCGTTCTTTTGTGATTTCGGTTTCGAGTTTGATGCGGAAAAGTGATTTCCCTGCTGACACCCCGCACCTCGATGTGATTTTGGAAACTTGTCCCGAGGTCCTCGCAAATGGAGGAAGCTGTATTGCGGGCCCTGATGGCAAATGGATTTTAGAACCTGTAGCAGATACCGAAGGTATTGTTTACGAAACCTTGGATTTCAACCGAGTATTGGAAGAGCGTCAAAACTTTGATCCAGTTGGCCACTATTCTCGACCGGATGTACTACAACTCAGCGTTTCCAGAGAGCGCCTACATTCCGTAAAATATGAATGA
- the proB gene encoding glutamate 5-kinase — MLASKVIVIKIGSNVLTQANGLPDLERMAHLVQGIKQLIQAGKKVVLVSSGAVAFGRQSIALPEKLNPVFKKQIWAATGQIRLINQYLDLFGKLEQPIAQILVTKEDFRDRKHFLNMKNCLEALLQQGILPIVNENDTVTITELMFTDNDELASLTAAMINADTLLLLTNVDGIFTGPPSEPSSELIEKVSSSMPEVSSYISATKSSFGRGGMLTKYAMAKKSADLGIQVIIANGKREGILSEFESGNLRCTWFEPKKLTHATKKWLAHGAQYYKGEITINEGARNSLFSTVIRSLLPVGITHIQGEFSKGDILLIKDEKGEKIGLGRAEYTSKLALERIGQKNQKALIHYDYLYLFDHE; from the coding sequence ATGCTCGCTTCAAAAGTCATCGTAATCAAAATCGGATCCAATGTCCTGACTCAGGCAAACGGTTTGCCCGATTTGGAACGAATGGCTCATTTGGTGCAAGGAATCAAACAATTGATTCAAGCAGGGAAAAAAGTAGTCTTGGTGAGTTCAGGTGCGGTTGCCTTTGGAAGACAATCCATTGCCTTACCCGAAAAACTCAACCCGGTATTTAAAAAGCAAATTTGGGCTGCAACGGGACAGATTCGCTTGATCAACCAATACCTCGATTTGTTCGGAAAATTAGAGCAGCCCATTGCCCAGATATTGGTAACCAAGGAAGACTTCCGAGATCGAAAGCATTTTTTGAATATGAAAAACTGCCTTGAGGCTCTGCTTCAACAAGGCATTTTGCCCATAGTCAATGAAAATGACACGGTAACCATCACCGAATTGATGTTTACAGACAATGACGAGTTGGCGAGTTTGACCGCAGCGATGATCAATGCTGACACCTTGCTTTTGTTGACCAATGTAGATGGGATTTTTACCGGACCACCATCAGAACCTAGTTCGGAATTGATCGAAAAAGTATCCTCATCTATGCCTGAAGTCAGTAGCTATATTTCAGCTACCAAGTCCTCTTTTGGCCGAGGTGGCATGTTGACCAAATATGCCATGGCCAAGAAATCTGCGGACTTGGGCATTCAGGTGATCATAGCCAATGGAAAACGAGAAGGGATTCTTTCGGAGTTTGAATCGGGGAATCTTCGTTGCACGTGGTTTGAACCTAAAAAACTCACTCACGCCACTAAAAAATGGCTGGCACACGGGGCTCAATATTACAAAGGGGAAATAACCATCAATGAAGGCGCGAGAAACTCCCTGTTTTCAACCGTGATCCGAAGCCTCTTGCCTGTGGGAATCACACATATTCAAGGTGAATTTTCCAAAGGTGACATCCTCTTGATCAAGGATGAAAAAGGCGAAAAGATCGGATTGGGACGCGCAGAATACACTTCCAAACTAGCCCTCGAACGGATCGGCCAGAAAAACCAAAAAGCCTTAATTCATTACGATTACCTCTATCTTTTTGATCATGAATGA
- a CDS encoding VOC family protein: protein MNIYPYLNFDGKAEEAMLFYQAILGGQFEGPIGYFGEIPGMELPEDEKTRVMHASLRINDQVKIMASDTSPSMGHRWIKGNHNYISINADSKEEGERVFKGLSEGGKMEMEFQKTFWGAYFGSFEDKFGIGWMVNYDLKPGEE from the coding sequence ATGAACATTTACCCATATTTGAATTTTGACGGAAAGGCAGAAGAAGCCATGCTTTTTTATCAGGCTATCCTAGGAGGACAGTTTGAAGGTCCGATTGGCTATTTTGGAGAAATCCCCGGCATGGAACTTCCTGAAGATGAAAAAACGCGAGTGATGCATGCTTCTCTACGCATCAATGACCAAGTCAAAATCATGGCAAGCGATACCAGCCCTTCGATGGGGCACCGCTGGATCAAAGGAAACCATAACTATATTTCCATCAATGCCGACTCGAAAGAAGAGGGAGAGCGTGTTTTCAAAGGTCTTTCCGAAGGAGGAAAGATGGAAATGGAGTTCCAAAAAACCTTCTGGGGAGCCTACTTTGGCAGTTTTGAGGATAAATTTGGGATTGGCTGGATGGTCAATTACGACTTAAAACCAGGAGAAGAATGA